The following are encoded in a window of Variovorax paradoxus genomic DNA:
- a CDS encoding ammonium transporter, with product MDALKQGADALFILLGAIMVLAMHAGFAFLELGTVRKKNQVNALVKILVDFSVSTIVYFLVGYGVAYGTHFFVSATELSARSGYELVKFFFLLTFAAAIPAIISGGIAERAKFWPQLIATAVIVGFVYPLYEGIAWNKAFGIQGWIASVTGHEFHDFAGSVVVHAVGGWLALPAVLLLGARRNRYRGDGSLSAHPPSNIPFLALGAWVLCVGWFGFNVMSAQSIDKISGLVAVNSLMAMVGGTLVALAMGKNDPGFVYNGPLAGLVAVCAGSDLMHPLGALVAGGVAGAIFVFMFTRTQNKWKIDDVLGVWPLHGLCGTWGGIAAGIFGTQALGGIGGVNLWAQLIGTLLGVVWALIGGALVYGVLKATMGLRLSQEEEYDGADLSIHHISATPEREVNW from the coding sequence ATGGACGCACTCAAACAGGGCGCTGATGCGCTGTTCATCCTTCTCGGCGCGATCATGGTCCTGGCCATGCATGCCGGCTTTGCCTTTCTGGAACTGGGCACCGTGCGCAAGAAGAACCAGGTCAATGCGCTGGTCAAGATCCTGGTCGACTTCTCGGTGTCGACCATCGTTTACTTCCTGGTGGGCTACGGCGTGGCCTACGGCACGCATTTCTTCGTCAGCGCTACCGAACTGTCGGCAAGAAGCGGCTACGAACTGGTGAAGTTCTTCTTCCTGCTGACCTTCGCGGCGGCCATTCCGGCCATCATCTCGGGCGGCATCGCCGAGCGCGCCAAGTTCTGGCCCCAACTGATCGCTACTGCGGTGATCGTCGGCTTCGTTTATCCGCTGTACGAAGGCATCGCCTGGAACAAGGCCTTCGGCATCCAGGGCTGGATCGCCTCGGTCACGGGTCATGAGTTCCATGACTTCGCCGGGTCGGTCGTCGTGCACGCCGTGGGTGGCTGGCTGGCGCTGCCGGCTGTGCTGCTGCTGGGCGCGCGCCGCAACCGCTACCGCGGCGACGGCTCGCTGAGCGCGCACCCGCCGTCGAACATCCCGTTCCTGGCGCTGGGCGCGTGGGTGCTGTGCGTGGGCTGGTTCGGCTTCAACGTGATGAGCGCACAGAGCATCGACAAGATCTCGGGCCTCGTCGCCGTCAACTCGCTGATGGCGATGGTCGGCGGCACGCTGGTGGCGCTGGCCATGGGCAAGAACGACCCCGGCTTTGTCTACAACGGCCCGCTCGCCGGCCTCGTGGCCGTGTGCGCCGGCTCCGACCTTATGCACCCGCTGGGCGCGCTCGTGGCAGGCGGTGTGGCCGGCGCCATCTTCGTCTTCATGTTCACGCGCACCCAGAACAAATGGAAGATCGACGACGTGCTCGGCGTGTGGCCGCTGCACGGCCTGTGCGGCACCTGGGGCGGCATAGCCGCCGGCATCTTCGGCACGCAGGCGCTGGGCGGCATCGGCGGCGTGAACCTGTGGGCGCAGCTCATCGGCACTTTGCTTGGCGTGGTCTGGGCCCTGATCGGCGGCGCGTTGGTGTACGGCGTGCTCAAGGCGACGATGGGGCTGCGACTGTCGCAGGAAGAGGAATATGACGGGGCGGATCTGTCGATTCACCACATTTCGGCGACGCCGGAGCGGGAGGTGAATTGGTGA